In a single window of the Bactrocera dorsalis isolate Fly_Bdor chromosome 2, ASM2337382v1, whole genome shotgun sequence genome:
- the LOC125776556 gene encoding embryonic polarity protein dorsal-like: MNPNNYINQFNDFMDGVGPNMSMMERQDTRQAPACADHTQQKPNQMQNPERILKPIQRQAPVAIKKQLTEPNRKYANAYVKIVEQPASKAVRFRYECEGRSAGSIPGVSSTSALRTYPTIEIVGYKGRSVCVVSCVSADPPYRPHPHTLVGKEGCKHGVYTFSVNEVTMRAELCNLGIQCVKKKDIEGSLKTRQEIRVDPFKTGFSHAEQPGSININAVRLCFQVFIQGENGHFRVPLKPVVTDPIYDKKSKSDLVIREMCSSGTVLGNKTIMLLCEKVTKEDIAVRFFEEKNGAVVWQAYGEFDPSMHVHKQTAITLRTPQYHNTDIEETVQVFVQLQRPSDGAVSEPWQFNYEPVKKLRLRRKCRLNDLTMDSLKVSENQTVQNNITLVATQANLDKFFVSGEMTPSPEPMSPSSSTSKSDTSTTASPYGQVVEVINLESGTADVQETLNVEIFPTTLESHEEGKVYAANQKQSQFPKLQNIQDQQQSSSSIHPHLDELLQQPNRSKIKQQQSQGQLPHQKQKLQLQLQQHKYIPAQLQVQQYPPTLQLQQPILPEQQQQPQQLLHPQALQMPYQQTQLQQQQQWRLMQQPQQLFLGDTNREKKLTSILALAVTALGNNPFNLQQFLNATASTMSQNGQNNSVQSSSQQQPLQPSPPFQQQHQFVSAQQKNKFVPAQQQHQFIPPQQQQPPQQDDSSRSQFQQQSNVATNSNDKQLVGEVDAKNNSNSDTRGEASSISQLLNLDSDQLVQICDDTLLDHTITEDFEPLT, from the coding sequence ATGAATCCAAATAACTATATTAATCAGTTCAACGATTTTATGGATGGAGTAGGTCCGAACATGTCGATGATGGAACGACAGGACACAAGGCAAGCTCCTGCTTGTGCTGACCACacgcaacaaaaaccaaaccagATGCAAAACCCAGAGCGAATACTAAAACCGATACAAAGACAAGCGCCAGTGGCGATTAAAAAACAGCTAACTGAGCCAAACCGAAAATATGCCAACGCTTATGTCAAAATTGTGGAGCAACCGGCAAGTAAAGCTGTGAGATTCCGCTATGAGTGCGAAGGGCGTTCGGCCGGTTCTATACCAGGTGTAAGTTCGACGTCGGCATTGCGAACATATCCTACAATCGAAATTGTTGGCTACAAAGGTCGCTCGGTGTGTGTCGTTTCTTGTGTCTCCGCGGATCCGCCATACAGACCACATCCTCATACTTTGGTGGGTAAGGAGGGTTGCAAACATGGTGTGTACACGTTTAGTGTAAACGAGGTTACTATGCGTGCCGAGCTCTGTAACCTGGGTATACagtgtgttaaaaaaaaagacattGAAGGCTCACTGAAGACGCGTCAAGAAATACGCGTTGATCCATTCAAAACAGGCTTTTCACACGCAGAGCAACCGggtagtataaatataaatgcggTGCGCTTGTGTTTCCAAGTTTTTATCCAAGGCGAAAATGGACATTTCAGGGTGCCACTGAAGCCCGTTGTCACCGATCCCATCTACGACAAGAAGTCGAAGTCAGACCTCGTTATTCGTGAGATGTGCAGTTCGGGAACGGTGCTGGGCAACAAGACAATCATGTTGCTCTGCGAAAAGGTGACGAAGGAAGACATAGCGGTGCgtttttttgaagagaaaaatgGTGCTGTGGTTTGGCAAGCTTATGGCGAATTTGATCCCTCCATGCATGTGCACAAACAAACCGCAATTACATTGAGAACTCCACAATATCACAACACCGATATTGAAGAGACCGTACAGGTATTCGTGCAACTGCAAAGACCTTCCGATGGTGCCGTCAGTGAGCCTTGGCAATTCAACTATGAACCAGTCAAAAAGTTACGGTTAAGACGTAAATGTAGACTAAACGATCTTACTATGGACTCACTTAAAGTTAGTGAGAACCAGACGGTACAAAATAACATTACCCTTGTTGCCACACAAGCAAATTTGGATAAGTTCTTCGTTTCTGGTGAGATGACACCATCGCCAGAACCAATGTCACCGTCCTCATCAACCAGCAAGAGTGATACGTCGACAACAGCTTCGCCTTACGGCCAGGTCGTGGAGGTGATTAACTTGGAAAGCGGTACGGCGGATGTCCAAGAAACTCTCAATGTTGAGATATTTCCAACGACACTGGAAAGTCATGAGGAGGGTAAAGTTTATGCGGCTAACCAAAAGCAGTCGCAATTTccaaaacttcaaaatattcaagACCAGCAACAATCCTCATCCTCAATCCATCCTCATTTGGATGAGCTGTTGCAGCAGCCGAATCGGTCTAAAATAAAGCAACAGCAATCACAAGGGCAATTGCcacatcaaaaacaaaaactacaattacaattgcaacaacataaatatataccgGCGCAGTTGCAAGTACAACAATATCCACCAACGCTACAACTGCAACAACCAATTCTACCggagcaacagcagcagccacAACAACTGCTCCATCCTCAGGCACTACAGATGCCGTATCAGCAAACgcagctgcagcaacaacaacaatggcgttTGATGCAGCAACCGCAACAACTATTTCTTGGTGACACGAACAGGGAAAAGAAACTCACCAGCATTTTGGCTTTAGCTGTTACAGCGCTGGGCAATAATCCATTCAACTTGCAACAATTTCTTAATGCCACCGCAAGCACCATGTCACAGAATGGCCAGAATAATTCCGTTCAAAGCAGTTCACAGCAACAGCCGCTGCAGCCGTCTCCGCCgtttcaacaacaacatcagtttGTATCGgctcaacaaaaaaataaatttgtaccggctcaacaacaacatcaatttATACCGcctcaacaacagcaaccacccCAACAAGACGATTCATCTCGATCACAATTCCAACAACAATCTAATGTCGCCACGAATAGTAACGATAAACAGTTGGTGGGCGAGGTCGATGCAAAGAATAACAGTAATTCTGACACGCGTGGAGAGGCTTCCTCCATAAGCCAGTTGCTAAATTTGGACAGTGATCAATTGGTGCAGATCTGCGATGACACACTACTCGATCACACCATCACTGAGGACTTCGAACCTTTAACCTGA
- the LOC125776557 gene encoding uncharacterized protein LOC125776557, producing the protein MFEIDASIGATYDADSKEWLGPKFVDFYDHNASVGRILFEQMRRCPHSICQISDSEQTSLTYEEALMQAIRVAEHFRKLGLTQRDIVGVVARNTTHLMAVALACFFNGIALHAVNPNLEEKSVKSLFETTKPKYIFFDGQDYAKVERATNDLETNLYTLSNHLSKVPSVKDLLKPTGSEHTFTPAILEDGPNQTLAILCSSGTTGVPKAVTISNHKRFFDMFHFLNSEDVFFVLSTLDWLTGLIMLIASIGFGAKRIITERPFDAGYFLKLIPEYKITFTIIAPPLLAVLLNHQSITVEKLDSLRYLLYGGGNCSTHIQQGFQKYLSHARMIFAYGLTEFEAVLTMNCKLLEKPQAVGRLQPGYKAKIIDESGKRLSAGEVGEICCQHSRQWLGYHNNNVATEAIYKTDGWFHTGDLGFFDTDGYLHVIDRKKNILKYFGMQYCTKEIEEVIVQMPHVTEVCVFGISRDDVGDAAAAAVVKIPGSSLNAPDVIRHVKEHFEATYKHLHGGAVIVEELPKLGNSKLNRKAIKEMFLSSQTRNSNTVF; encoded by the exons ATGTTCGAAATAGATGCAAGCATAGGTGCAACATACGACGCCGATTCTAAGGAATGGCTGGGTCCGAAATTCGTTGACTTTTACGATCACAACGCATCTGTGGGACGCATACTCTTCGAGCAAATGCGTCGTTGCCCACACAGCATCTGTCAA ATATCCGACTCTGAGCAGACAAGTTTGACCTACGAAGAAGCTTTGATGCAGGCCATTCGTGTTGCTGAACATTTTCGCAAGCTGGGATTGACGCAACGTGACATTGTTGGTGTAGTTGCGCGAAATACCACCCACTTGATGGCTGTAGCCCTGGCATGTTTCTTCAATGGCATCGCACTGCACGCGGTTAATCCCAATCTAGAGGAAA agtCTGTGAAAAGTCTTTTCGAAACCACAAAGccaaagtatatatttttcgatGGACAGGACTATGCGAAAGTCGAGCGGGCAACAAATGATTTGGAGACGAACTTATACACCTTAAGTAATCATTTGTCGAAGGTACCGTCTGTGAAGGATCTACTGAAACCGACAGGTTCGGAACATACATTTAC ACCTGCTATTTTGGAGGATGGACCAAATCAAACTTTGGCTATTTTGTGCTCATCCGGTACTACAGGAGTTCCCAAAGCGGTAACCATCTCCAATCATAAGCGGTTTTTCGATATGTTTCA CTTTTTGAACTCAGAAGACGTATTCTTCGTTTTAAGCACATTGGACTGGCTTACTGGTTTAATAATGCTCATCGCAAGTATTGGCTTCGGCGCTAAGCGTATTATTACCGAACGACCATTCGATGCgggatattttttaaaactaatacCAGAATACAAGATCACATTTACTATTATTGCCCCACCGTTATTAGCTGTATTACTTAATCACCAATCGATTACCGTTGAAAAGTTAGACAGCCTACGATACCTTTTGTATGGCGGTGGTAATTGCTCCACACATATACAGCAGGGGTTCCAAAAGTATTTGAGCCACGCACGAATGATCTTCGCTTATGGCTTAACCGAGTTCGAAGCTGTATTGACGATGAATTGTAAGCTGTTGGAGAAACCGCAAGCTGTGGGGCGTCTACAACCAGGCTATAAAGCCAAAATTATAGATGAAAGTGGTAAACGCCTGAGCGCTGGAGAGGTTGGGGAAATATGCTGTCAACACAGTCGCCAATGGTTGGGCTATCACAACAATAATGTGGCGACAGAGGCGATATATAAAACGGACGGTTGGTTCCATACCGGCGATCTGGGCTTTTTCGATACGGATGGATATTTGCATGTGATTGATCGTAAGAAGAATATTCTGAAGTATTTTGGTATGCAGTACTGTACAAAAGAAATCGAAGAGGTGATTGTTCAAATGCCACATGTGACAGAGGTGTGTGTATTTGGGATATCAAGGGACGATGTGGGCGATGCCGCGGCGGCCGCTGTCGTTAAAATACCAGGTAGCTCTTTAAATGCGCCAGATGTGATCAGGCATGTGAAGGAGCACTTCGAGGCGACATACAAGCATTTACATGGCGGTGCCGTCATTGTGGAAGAGCTGCCGAAGTTGGGAAACTCCAAGCTAAATCGTAAAGCAATTAAGGAAATGTTCCTTTCATCCCAGACAAGGAACTCGAACACAGTATTTTAA
- the LOC105231688 gene encoding transcription factor p65 codes for MCSSGTVLGNKTIMFLCEKVTKEDIAVRFFVEKNGAVAWQAYGEFDPSMHVHKQTGITLRTPQYHNTDIEEPVKVFVQLQRPSDGAVSEPWQFNYEPVKKLRLRRKCRLNDLTMDSLKVSENQTVANKPIQNNITLVATQANLDKFFVSGEMTPSPEPMSPSSSTSKSDTSTTTSPYGKVTEVINLESGTADVQETLNVEMFPRTLEIYEEIKVCKSNRKSPLPKLKTIQNQPQQPHLLQQPNQTEIQQQQSQGHQLPQPEQHYSITPSLRTSKWRL; via the coding sequence ATGTGCAGTTCGGGAACGGTGCTGGGCAACAAGACAATCATGTTTCTCTGCGAGAAGGTGACGAAGGAAGACATAGCGGTGCGTTTTTTCGTGGAGAAAAATGGTGCTGTGGCTTGGCAAGCTTATGGCGAATTCGATCCCTCCATGCATGTGCATAAACAAACCGGAATTACATTGAGAACTCCACAATATCACAACACCGATATTGAAGAGCCCGTAAAGGTATTCGTGCAACTGCAAAGACCTTCCGATGGTGCCGTCAGTGAGCCTTGGCAATTCAACTATGAACCAGTCAAAAAGTTACGGTTAAGACGTAAATGTAGACTAAACGATCTTACTATGGACTCACTTAAAGTTAGTGAGAACCAGACGGTTGCCAATAAACCGATACAAAATAACATTACCCTTGTTGCCACACAAGCAAATTTGGATAAGTTCTTCGTTTCTGGTGAGATGACACCATCGCCAGAACCAATGTCACCGTCCTCATCAACCAGCAAGAGTGATACGTCGACAACAACTTCGCCTTACGGCAAAGTCACGGAGGTGATTAACCTGGAAAGTGGTACGGCGGACGTCCAAGAAACTCTCAATGTTGAGATGTTTCCAAGGACACTGGAAATTTATGAGGAGATTAAAGTTTGTAAGAGTAACCGAAAGTCGCCATTGCCAAAActtaaaactattcaaaaccAGCCACAACAACCTCATTTGTTGCAGCAACCGAATCAGACAgaaatacagcaacaacaatcacaagGACACCAATTGCCGCAACCAGAACAACACTACTCGATCACACCATCACTGAGGACTTCGAAGTGGCGCCTTTAA